The following coding sequences are from one Leptospira mayottensis 200901116 window:
- the atpG gene encoding ATP synthase F1 subunit gamma, whose amino-acid sequence MATPREIKKRITSVKNTRKITRTMEMVSTAKSKKISDRVNASHPFSNKIKELVSSLASLGGLVHSPYLRRPEKIKTVALLVITANRGLCGGYNSNVNRLAKAKVQEWKKAGINVRLFIVGKKGISFFKFAGEKAEKTFTHLDDKSGYKEAEEFANLFLELFAKEEVDAVEIVSTVYYSSASQKPEVTRVLPFEPAKEGNGNDLVVYEPSPEKVLESLLPLVVKTAFLKAILEANCSEQIARRIAMKSATDAASEMIKLLTRGYNRVRQAKITQEISEIVAGADSLN is encoded by the coding sequence CACCCGGACGATGGAAATGGTTTCAACGGCCAAGTCCAAAAAAATCAGCGATCGGGTGAACGCTTCTCATCCTTTTTCCAACAAGATTAAGGAACTCGTGTCTTCTCTGGCTTCTCTCGGCGGATTGGTTCACAGTCCGTATTTGAGAAGGCCGGAAAAAATAAAAACCGTCGCACTTCTCGTAATCACCGCGAACCGCGGTCTTTGCGGTGGATACAACTCCAACGTGAACCGTCTTGCAAAAGCGAAGGTTCAAGAATGGAAAAAGGCGGGGATTAACGTTAGACTCTTTATCGTGGGTAAGAAAGGAATTTCCTTTTTCAAGTTCGCAGGGGAGAAGGCCGAAAAAACGTTCACTCATCTCGACGACAAATCCGGATACAAAGAAGCGGAAGAATTTGCGAATCTGTTTTTAGAACTGTTTGCGAAGGAAGAAGTGGACGCGGTCGAGATCGTATCCACAGTTTATTATTCTTCTGCGTCTCAAAAACCGGAAGTTACGAGAGTGCTCCCTTTCGAACCCGCTAAAGAAGGAAATGGAAACGATTTGGTGGTTTACGAACCGAGTCCCGAAAAAGTACTCGAATCTCTTCTTCCTCTTGTTGTAAAAACCGCATTTTTAAAAGCGATTTTGGAAGCGAACTGCTCCGAGCAGATCGCAAGAAGAATCGCAATGAAGTCCGCGACAGACGCGGCTTCTGAAATGATCAAACTGCTCACCCGCGGATACAACCGCGTTAGACAGGCAAAAATTACTCAGGAAATTTCCGAGATTGTTGCCGGAGCGGATTCACTGAACTAA
- the atpD gene encoding F0F1 ATP synthase subunit beta gives MNKGKIKQIIGSVLDVEFENGELPEIYNALEIETTVSGKKEILIAEVQTHIGGKAIRAIALSSTDGLIRGQEVVNTGKPISVPVGDATLGRIFNVLGKTIDEGPSITVKETRPIHRPAPAFDELTSKTEVFETGIKVIDLLAPYIKGGKTGLFGGAGVGKTVLIQELINNIAKQHGGFSVFAGVGERTREGNDLWREMKESGVIDKTVLCYGQMNEPPGARLRVALSALTMAEHFRDSIGTDVLLFVDNIFRFSQAGSEVSALLGRMPSAVGYQPTLSTEMGALQERITSTKKGSITSVQAIYVPADDLTDPAPANAFAHLDATTVLSRAISDKGIYPAVDPLDSTSRVMNAQVLGEEHYTVAREVQRILQRYKDLQDIIAILGMDELSEDDKVLVARARKIEKFLSQPFHVAEVFTGAPGKYVKLADTVRSFKEVISGNYDHLPEQAFYMVGSIDDAIEKAKGYKG, from the coding sequence ATGAATAAAGGTAAAATCAAGCAGATTATCGGATCCGTTTTGGACGTTGAGTTCGAAAACGGAGAACTTCCCGAAATTTATAACGCACTCGAAATCGAGACGACCGTTTCCGGAAAAAAAGAAATTCTCATCGCGGAAGTGCAGACTCATATCGGAGGAAAGGCGATTCGTGCGATTGCTCTTTCTTCCACGGATGGTCTGATCCGCGGACAAGAAGTCGTGAACACTGGTAAACCAATCAGCGTTCCCGTAGGCGACGCGACGTTGGGGAGAATTTTCAACGTTCTCGGTAAAACCATCGATGAAGGTCCTTCGATCACCGTGAAAGAAACTCGCCCGATCCACAGACCAGCTCCCGCGTTCGACGAACTGACTTCTAAAACGGAAGTTTTCGAAACGGGAATCAAGGTCATCGACCTTCTCGCTCCTTATATCAAAGGTGGAAAGACCGGCCTTTTCGGAGGTGCCGGAGTAGGTAAGACGGTTCTCATTCAGGAGCTCATCAACAACATCGCAAAACAACACGGTGGATTTTCCGTATTTGCCGGAGTGGGGGAAAGAACCCGCGAAGGAAATGATCTCTGGAGAGAGATGAAAGAATCCGGGGTGATCGATAAAACCGTTCTTTGTTATGGTCAGATGAACGAGCCTCCGGGCGCTCGTCTTCGTGTCGCGTTATCCGCTCTTACAATGGCGGAACACTTCCGCGATTCGATCGGAACCGACGTTCTTCTCTTCGTGGACAATATCTTCCGATTCTCTCAAGCGGGTTCCGAAGTTTCCGCACTTCTCGGAAGAATGCCGTCCGCAGTAGGTTATCAGCCGACTCTTTCCACGGAGATGGGTGCGCTTCAAGAAAGGATTACATCCACGAAAAAAGGATCGATCACTTCCGTTCAGGCGATTTACGTTCCTGCGGACGATTTGACTGACCCGGCTCCTGCGAATGCATTCGCTCACTTGGATGCGACTACGGTTCTTTCCCGTGCGATTTCCGACAAAGGGATTTATCCCGCGGTCGACCCGCTCGATTCCACTTCCCGCGTGATGAACGCTCAGGTTCTTGGAGAAGAGCACTACACTGTGGCGCGTGAAGTTCAGAGAATTCTTCAGAGATACAAAGATCTTCAAGATATCATCGCGATTTTGGGTATGGACGAACTTTCCGAGGATGATAAGGTTCTCGTTGCGAGAGCAAGAAAGATCGAGAAGTTCCTTTCTCAGCCTTTCCACGTCGCGGAAGTATTTACCGGAGCTCCTGGAAAATATGTAAAACTCGCGGACACAGTCCGTTCCTTTAAAGAAGTGATTTCCGGAAATTACGATCACCTTCCTGAGCAAGCGTTCTACATGGTGGGTTCTATCGACGACGCTATTGAAAAAGCGAAAGGTTATAAAGGATAA
- the atpC gene encoding ATP synthase F1 subunit epsilon gives MAANKLNVSVISPEKILYKGEVDSLVVPGSEGFFGILPNHAPLVATLGIGILEIRKGEKLKVLSIEGGFIEVKENSISILTDHGALKEDIDVEVEKKALAEAEKLSPSDSKNLLLQKTKTRILVASR, from the coding sequence ATGGCCGCGAATAAACTGAACGTATCTGTTATTTCCCCTGAGAAAATTCTCTATAAGGGCGAGGTGGATTCTTTGGTCGTTCCGGGCAGCGAAGGATTCTTCGGAATCCTTCCAAACCACGCTCCTTTGGTCGCAACCTTGGGAATCGGAATTCTCGAAATCCGCAAGGGAGAGAAATTGAAGGTCTTGTCTATTGAAGGTGGATTTATCGAAGTAAAGGAAAATTCCATCAGTATTCTTACCGACCACGGCGCTCTCAAAGAAGACATCGACGTAGAGGTCGAAAAAAAGGCTTTAGCCGAAGCAGAAAAACTTTCTCCATCCGATTCTAAAAATCTTCTCCTCCAAAAAACAAAAACCCGAATTTTAGTCGCATCCCGCTAA
- a CDS encoding SLBB domain protein, which produces MKTKIRIFVVLILFLSFGFFLRRNRNLVRSIFEPEPISASIRGNIVNPGVYSLYRGDTLEDLVRMAGGFKRPSTKEQDLDREILDGQAIELRE; this is translated from the coding sequence ATGAAAACTAAAATCCGTATTTTCGTAGTACTGATTTTATTTCTAAGTTTCGGTTTCTTCTTGAGAAGAAATCGAAATCTAGTCCGAAGTATATTCGAACCAGAACCTATTTCCGCATCGATTCGAGGAAATATCGTAAACCCTGGAGTTTATAGCCTTTATAGAGGAGATACTTTGGAGGACTTGGTTCGTATGGCGGGAGGGTTTAAAAGACCTTCGACAAAAGAACAGGATCTTGACCGGGAAATCCTGGACGGACAGGCGATCGAACTGAGAGAATAA